The Nitratidesulfovibrio sp. genome has a window encoding:
- the ldhH gene encoding L-lactate dehydrogenase (quinone) large subunit LdhH: protein MQTAKTLKEYRKELRESLDNEFLREAMDKFATAYPVSRANAFRGLDEKAMIAEVADAKDAAAKNMDALYAQFKAEAEKRGVKVHMAKDATEANEIIARIAKASNCKKIVKSKSMTAEETLLNHRLEDDGLEVIETDLGEWIIQLRHEGPTHMVMPAIHLSRYQVADLFSEVTKQKQEVDIQRLVKVARRELRQHFATADMGISGANFAIAESGTIGLVTNEGNARLVTTLPRVHVALCGLDKLTPSLNDALKSLRVLPRNATGQAITSYVTWITGANECKAAADEKKEMHIVFLDNGRRALAQDPLFSQVMRCVRCGACANVCPVYRLVGGHKMGHIYIGAIGLILTYFFHGKDKARNLVQNCINCESCKSICAGGIDLPRLIKEIRARLSEEDGAPVEATLLGKVLKNRKLFHTLLRFGKYAQKPVTGGTPYLRHLPQIFMKDHGFRALPAIAEKAFRDEWETIRPRVSGAKLRVALFSGCVQDFVYPEQMKAAVKVLASRGVEMDFPMDQSCCGLPVQMMAERQATIDVARQNVMAFDAAKYDYIVTLCASCASHLKEGYPNILAGQADMTGKVKLFASKIIDFSSFVHDVLGMTADDFKGKGEKVAYHSSCHLCRGLGVVEQPRALIASSGSEYCPAQEEAVCCGFGGTFSMKFPELSKELLDKKLNNAEATGATRMVADCPGCIMQIRGGAEKRGSRMKVGHIAELLAENLK from the coding sequence ATGCAAACCGCCAAGACCCTGAAAGAATACCGCAAGGAACTGCGCGAATCCCTCGACAACGAGTTTCTGCGCGAGGCCATGGACAAGTTCGCCACGGCCTACCCCGTCAGCCGCGCCAACGCCTTCCGCGGGCTTGACGAAAAGGCCATGATCGCCGAAGTGGCCGACGCCAAGGACGCCGCCGCCAAGAACATGGACGCCCTGTACGCCCAGTTCAAGGCAGAGGCCGAAAAGCGCGGCGTCAAGGTGCACATGGCCAAAGACGCCACCGAGGCCAACGAGATCATCGCGCGCATCGCCAAGGCGTCGAACTGCAAGAAGATCGTCAAGTCCAAGTCCATGACGGCGGAAGAAACGCTGCTCAACCACCGCTTGGAGGACGACGGCCTTGAAGTGATCGAGACCGACCTTGGCGAATGGATCATCCAGTTGCGCCACGAAGGGCCGACCCACATGGTCATGCCCGCCATCCACCTTTCGCGCTATCAGGTGGCCGACCTCTTTTCCGAGGTGACCAAGCAGAAGCAGGAAGTGGACATCCAGCGCCTGGTGAAGGTGGCCCGCCGCGAACTGCGCCAGCACTTCGCCACCGCCGACATGGGCATTTCGGGCGCCAACTTCGCCATTGCCGAATCGGGCACCATCGGCCTGGTCACCAACGAGGGCAACGCGCGCCTCGTCACCACCCTGCCCCGCGTGCACGTGGCCCTGTGCGGCCTGGACAAGCTGACCCCCAGCCTGAACGATGCCCTGAAGTCGCTGCGCGTGCTGCCCCGCAACGCCACCGGCCAGGCCATCACCTCGTACGTCACCTGGATCACCGGTGCCAACGAGTGCAAGGCTGCCGCCGACGAGAAGAAGGAAATGCACATCGTGTTCCTGGACAACGGCCGCCGCGCCCTGGCCCAGGACCCGCTGTTCTCGCAGGTGATGCGCTGCGTGCGCTGCGGCGCGTGCGCCAACGTGTGCCCGGTGTACCGCCTGGTGGGCGGCCACAAGATGGGCCACATCTACATCGGCGCCATCGGCCTCATCCTCACCTACTTCTTCCATGGCAAGGACAAGGCCCGCAACCTGGTGCAGAACTGCATCAACTGCGAATCGTGCAAGAGCATCTGCGCGGGTGGCATCGACCTGCCCCGCCTGATCAAGGAAATCCGCGCCCGCCTCAGCGAAGAGGACGGCGCACCCGTGGAAGCCACCCTGCTCGGCAAGGTGCTGAAGAACCGCAAGCTGTTCCACACCCTGCTGCGCTTCGGCAAGTACGCCCAGAAGCCGGTTACCGGCGGCACCCCGTATCTGCGCCATCTGCCGCAGATATTCATGAAGGACCACGGGTTCCGCGCGCTGCCCGCCATTGCGGAAAAGGCCTTCCGCGACGAATGGGAAACCATCCGTCCGCGCGTGTCGGGCGCCAAGCTGCGCGTGGCCCTGTTCTCCGGTTGCGTGCAGGACTTCGTCTACCCCGAGCAGATGAAGGCCGCCGTCAAGGTGCTGGCCTCGCGCGGGGTGGAGATGGACTTCCCCATGGACCAGAGCTGCTGCGGCCTGCCCGTGCAGATGATGGCCGAACGTCAGGCCACCATCGACGTGGCGCGCCAGAACGTCATGGCGTTCGACGCGGCCAAGTACGACTACATCGTCACCCTGTGCGCCTCGTGCGCCTCGCACCTGAAGGAAGGCTACCCCAACATCCTCGCGGGTCAGGCGGACATGACGGGCAAGGTGAAGCTGTTCGCCTCCAAGATCATCGACTTCAGCTCCTTCGTCCATGACGTGCTCGGCATGACCGCCGACGACTTCAAGGGCAAGGGCGAGAAGGTGGCCTACCACTCCTCGTGCCACCTGTGCCGTGGCCTTGGCGTGGTGGAGCAGCCCCGCGCGCTCATCGCGTCTTCCGGCTCGGAATACTGCCCGGCCCAGGAAGAAGCGGTGTGCTGCGGCTTTGGCGGCACCTTCTCCATGAAGTTCCCGGAACTGTCCAAGGAACTGCTGGACAAGAAGCTGAACAACGCCGAAGCCACCGGCGCCACCCGCATGGTGGCCGACTGCCCCGGCTGCATCATGCAGATTCGCGGCGGCGCCGAAAAGCGCGGCAGCCGCATGAAGGTCGGCCACATCGCCGAACTTCTGGCGGAAAACCTCAAGTAA
- a CDS encoding lactate utilization protein — protein sequence MSATNDLARLMREKAEAVGATVVELKDLKEAFAYALDVCDKKEACQLLVSGCEEKLSDKAEALCETKQEKVVAAPNLSEEEYAAFSALCAERGVKCIREGLRGHLAGIDIGVAHADLAIAETGTCVIDSTSEELRLSSMISEIHMAILPKSRIRATAFEGEQEVNALINTGTPRYTAFITGPSRTADIERVLAIGVHGPLELHILMLED from the coding sequence ATGAGTGCTACCAATGACCTTGCCCGGCTCATGCGTGAGAAAGCCGAGGCGGTCGGCGCCACCGTGGTGGAACTGAAGGACCTGAAAGAGGCCTTCGCCTACGCCCTCGACGTCTGTGACAAGAAGGAAGCCTGCCAGCTGCTGGTTTCCGGCTGCGAGGAAAAGCTTTCGGACAAGGCCGAGGCCCTGTGCGAAACCAAGCAGGAAAAGGTGGTGGCCGCACCCAACCTTTCCGAAGAAGAATACGCCGCCTTTTCGGCCCTGTGCGCCGAACGCGGCGTGAAGTGCATCCGCGAGGGCCTGCGCGGCCACCTTGCGGGCATCGACATCGGCGTGGCCCACGCCGACCTTGCCATCGCCGAAACCGGCACCTGCGTCATCGACTCCACCAGCGAGGAACTGCGCCTGTCCTCCATGATCAGCGAAATCCACATGGCCATCCTGCCCAAATCGCGCATCAGGGCCACGGCCTTCGAGGGCGAGCAGGAAGTCAACGCGCTGATCAACACCGGCACGCCGCGTTACACCGCGTTCATCACCGGGCCCAGCCGTACCGCCGACATCGAGCGGGTGCTGGCCATCGGCGTGCACGGCCCGCTGGAACTGCACATCCTGATGCTGGAGGACTAG